A region from the Lutra lutra chromosome 1, mLutLut1.2, whole genome shotgun sequence genome encodes:
- the CCK gene encoding cholecystokinin: MNGGVCLCVLLAVLAAGALAQPVPANDPVGPGAQQEEEAPRRQLRAVQKVDGEPRAHLGALLARYIQQARKAPSGRMSVIKNLQGLDPSHRISDRDYMGWMDFGRRSAEEYEYPS, encoded by the exons ATGAACGGCGGCGTGTGCCTGTGCGTGCTGCTGGCGGTACTGGCCGCGGGCGCCCTGGCGCAGCCGGTACCTGCGAACGACCCGGTGGGCCCAGGGgcgcagcaggaggaggaggcgcCCCGGAGGCAGCTGAGGGCCGTGCAGAAGGTGGACGGCGAGCCCCGAGCGCACCTGGGAGCGCTGCTGGCCAGGTACATCCAGCAGGCCCGGAAAG CTCCTTCTGGCCGAATGTCCGTCATTAAGAACCTGCAGGGCCTGGACCCCAGTCACAGGATAAGCGACCGGGATTACATGGGCTGGATGGATTTTGGTCGGCGCAGTGCTGAGGAGTATGAATACCCCTCCTAA